A genomic stretch from Erigeron canadensis isolate Cc75 chromosome 9, C_canadensis_v1, whole genome shotgun sequence includes:
- the LOC122581636 gene encoding NAD-dependent protein deacylase SRT2-like isoform X2 has product MAMRVSPHSFFPSFSNAREVIAHFMTATKHCKFHGKTTALSFRGSVRYMQTVCRISAPGTTWEGASNPPSVPLKDRKVVPESDPPSTRDVNLLYEFFDKSTKLVALTGAGISTECGIPDYRSPNGAYSTGFKPITHQQFTRSSRARRRYWARSYAGWRKFNEAKPSPAHTALASLEKANRISFMITQNVDRLHHRAGSSPLELHGTVYIVACVDCGFSFPRESFQDQLKSLNPKWAAAIENLAYDSNSDKSFGMKQRPDGDIEIDEKFWEEDFNIPTCSKCNGVLKPDVVFFGDNVPKDRANMAMEAAKGCDAFLVLGSSVMTMSAFRLVRAAHEAGAATAIINIGETRADDIADLKINARLGEILPRLLNTGSLCVPAIRDTVQGNKY; this is encoded by the exons ATGGCGATGCGTGTTTCACCCCATTCCTTTTTTCCG TCTTTCAGTAATGCAAGGGAAGTTATTGCACATTTTATGACAG CTACCAAACATTGTAAATTTCATGGGAAAACAACAGCATTATCCTTTAGAGGTTCTGTTAGATATATGCAGACTGTGTGTCGTATATCAGCTCCTGGCACCACTTGGGAAGGAGCTAGTAATCCACCTTCAGTTCCTTTAAAAGACAGAAAAGTGGTCCCTGAATCAGACCCACCAAGCACTAGAGATGTTAATCTTTTGTACGAATTTTTCGATAAAAG TACAAAACTTGTTGCGTTGACTGGAGCTGGGATAAGCACAGAATGCGGTATTCCCGATTACAGAAG CCCAAATGGAGCTTACAGTACTGGTTTCAAGCCGATTACTCATCAG CAATTTACCCGTTCTAGTCGTGCACGAAGGCGGTATTGGGCAAGAAGTTATGCAGGATGGAGGAAGTTTAATGAAGCTAAGCCTAGTCCAGCTCATACTGCATTAGCATCTTTAGAGAAAGCCAACCGAATTAGTTTTATGATTACACAAAATGTAGACAG GTTGCACCATCGTGCTGGTAGCAGCCCCCTTGAATTACACGGGACTGTCTATATCGTTGCCTGTGTGGATTGTGGGTTTTCTTTTCCACGAGAATCATTTCAAGACCAATTGAAATCCTTAAATCCAAAG TGGGCAGCGGCTATAGAAAATCTGGCTTATGACAGCAATTCAGATAAGAGTTTCGGGATGAAGCAGAGACCtgatggtgatattgaaattgatGAAAAATTCTGGGAAGAAGATTTCAACATACCGACATGCTCAAAATGTAATGGAGTACTTAAACCCGAT GTTGTGTTTTTTGGTGATAACGTACCAAAAGATAGAGCTAATATGGCAATGGAAGCTGCTAAAGGTTGTGATGCTTTCTTAGTTCTTGGTTCATCAGTCATGACCATGTCTGCTTTCCGACTGGTTAG AGCAGCTCATGAGGCTGGTGCTGCAACAGCAATTATAAATATAGGTGAGACTCGGGCTGATGATATCGCAGATTTGAAAATCAATGCACGGCTAGGAGAG ATTTTACCACGGCTGCTAAACACTGGCTCGCTTTGTGTTCCTGCCATCCGAGACACTGTACAGGGCAACAAATACTAA
- the LOC122581636 gene encoding NAD-dependent protein deacylase SRT2-like isoform X1, which yields MAMRVSPHSFFPSFSNAREVIAHFMTDVVHTATKHCKFHGKTTALSFRGSVRYMQTVCRISAPGTTWEGASNPPSVPLKDRKVVPESDPPSTRDVNLLYEFFDKSTKLVALTGAGISTECGIPDYRSPNGAYSTGFKPITHQQFTRSSRARRRYWARSYAGWRKFNEAKPSPAHTALASLEKANRISFMITQNVDRLHHRAGSSPLELHGTVYIVACVDCGFSFPRESFQDQLKSLNPKWAAAIENLAYDSNSDKSFGMKQRPDGDIEIDEKFWEEDFNIPTCSKCNGVLKPDVVFFGDNVPKDRANMAMEAAKGCDAFLVLGSSVMTMSAFRLVRAAHEAGAATAIINIGETRADDIADLKINARLGEILPRLLNTGSLCVPAIRDTVQGNKY from the exons ATGGCGATGCGTGTTTCACCCCATTCCTTTTTTCCG TCTTTCAGTAATGCAAGGGAAGTTATTGCACATTTTATGACAG ATGTTGTTCATACAGCTACCAAACATTGTAAATTTCATGGGAAAACAACAGCATTATCCTTTAGAGGTTCTGTTAGATATATGCAGACTGTGTGTCGTATATCAGCTCCTGGCACCACTTGGGAAGGAGCTAGTAATCCACCTTCAGTTCCTTTAAAAGACAGAAAAGTGGTCCCTGAATCAGACCCACCAAGCACTAGAGATGTTAATCTTTTGTACGAATTTTTCGATAAAAG TACAAAACTTGTTGCGTTGACTGGAGCTGGGATAAGCACAGAATGCGGTATTCCCGATTACAGAAG CCCAAATGGAGCTTACAGTACTGGTTTCAAGCCGATTACTCATCAG CAATTTACCCGTTCTAGTCGTGCACGAAGGCGGTATTGGGCAAGAAGTTATGCAGGATGGAGGAAGTTTAATGAAGCTAAGCCTAGTCCAGCTCATACTGCATTAGCATCTTTAGAGAAAGCCAACCGAATTAGTTTTATGATTACACAAAATGTAGACAG GTTGCACCATCGTGCTGGTAGCAGCCCCCTTGAATTACACGGGACTGTCTATATCGTTGCCTGTGTGGATTGTGGGTTTTCTTTTCCACGAGAATCATTTCAAGACCAATTGAAATCCTTAAATCCAAAG TGGGCAGCGGCTATAGAAAATCTGGCTTATGACAGCAATTCAGATAAGAGTTTCGGGATGAAGCAGAGACCtgatggtgatattgaaattgatGAAAAATTCTGGGAAGAAGATTTCAACATACCGACATGCTCAAAATGTAATGGAGTACTTAAACCCGAT GTTGTGTTTTTTGGTGATAACGTACCAAAAGATAGAGCTAATATGGCAATGGAAGCTGCTAAAGGTTGTGATGCTTTCTTAGTTCTTGGTTCATCAGTCATGACCATGTCTGCTTTCCGACTGGTTAG AGCAGCTCATGAGGCTGGTGCTGCAACAGCAATTATAAATATAGGTGAGACTCGGGCTGATGATATCGCAGATTTGAAAATCAATGCACGGCTAGGAGAG ATTTTACCACGGCTGCTAAACACTGGCTCGCTTTGTGTTCCTGCCATCCGAGACACTGTACAGGGCAACAAATACTAA